Below is a window of Terriglobia bacterium DNA.
TGGCTGTGCCGATCATGGGCGCCGTGAAGATCGTCTGCGACCATGTGGTTTCCCTGCGGGCAATTGGGGACTGGATGGGAGAGTAGTTTTTTCTGTAATCCCGAAGCGTAGCGAACCCTTTCGTTGCGAAATTCTGCGGCTCTATGAATGGGCCGGGGGCTTTCCCCGTGAACCGCTGCAATTAAAACCACTTACATCATCTCACTCTTGAAAATCCTCCTCTGGCTCTTTTTAGGCGTGACTTTTGCCGCGCAAAATGCCATGATTGTTATGGCAAAATGTTACTTGGCGAACAAGGGAGCCGCATGGAATTAGGCAAAGTGAAACATGATTATGGTTCTGGCCCTGCGGAAATTCCGCACGCGCCGGCAGACCACGAGGTCCTTCACAGTATGCGAAAGAAGCTTGGAATCCGGAGTCCTTTGAAGTCCGATGCTGATTTGGTGGCGCTGGTGGAAGAGCGTCTTCCCGTGGCCGCAATTTCAGCCCTGATGGAGCATGGAATTCTGGAAAAAGAAGTCTATTCCGTGATTGTGCCCCGGCGCACGCTCCAGCACCGTCGCGCCCGCAAAGAAAACCTTAGCCGTGAGGAGTCAGACCGCGCTGTGCGCGTGGCTCGGTTGGCCGCTCTCACAGAAAAGATTTTCGGCGACTCCAAAGAAGGAATGTTGTGGCTCCGTTCACCCAAAAAGCGCTTTCATGGCCGCACACCCGTTGACATGATGGCAACCGAGGCAGGGAGCCGCTTAGTCGAAGAAGCCTTGTATCAGATTGACGAAGGCATGGCCGCATAAAAGTGATCTTGTGGCGGATCAGCAACCATACAAACATTACTGGTCTGGGCGGCCTTAAGGCTTCAGCGCGATGGCATACCCGAGGCCGCCGGATCGTGTACCTCTCATCCACGCCGGCATCCGCGCTGCTGGAAATCCTGGTGCACTTGGAGATTGAAGAAGGCCACTTGCCTCGTTTTTACAAGCTTCTTGAAATTCGGGTGCCGGACGACGTTGGCATCGAGCAGTTAGAGGACTGGGCAAAGTTGCCGAAAGGCTGGCCAAAGAAGCAAGAGGTCACGCGTGCGCTCGGCGATCAATGGCTTGACCGTAACTCCGCTGCGCTTCTCCAAGTCCCTTCGGCCCTTGTTCCCAGGACCAGCAACTTTCTCCTGAACCCACTGCATCCGGACGCCGCCAAGATTCAGGTTGCTTCTGTCTCCCGGCAGGGTCTGGACCACAGGCTCTTGCAGTAGCAGATCAATTGCCATCCGCCAAATGCTTTTCCGCACTCAGCCTGCACCTCTCCAGCGTTTCCTGCATTTGCTGATGTAAAGCCGTCATCTGCTCGTCTGTAGCGTCGGCAGGCACGTACATCGGCCCACTGGCATATATTGCAGCTTGTGAAAATGGCTTAGGGATAATCATCTGGTCCCACGAATTCAGGATCCATGCGCGCTTTACCGCGACATAAAAACAGCTGATGGGAATGCCGGTCTTCTTTGCCAGAAGTACCGGCCCCGGTTTGGCCACGTATCTGGGACCGCGTGGCCCGTCGATGGTAAACACCACTCCATGCCCCTGCTCCAACTGTTGG
It encodes the following:
- a CDS encoding DUF2384 domain-containing protein — encoded protein: MELGKVKHDYGSGPAEIPHAPADHEVLHSMRKKLGIRSPLKSDADLVALVEERLPVAAISALMEHGILEKEVYSVIVPRRTLQHRRARKENLSREESDRAVRVARLAALTEKIFGDSKEGMLWLRSPKKRFHGRTPVDMMATEAGSRLVEEALYQIDEGMAA
- a CDS encoding RES family NAD+ phosphorylase, which encodes MILWRISNHTNITGLGGLKASARWHTRGRRIVYLSSTPASALLEILVHLEIEEGHLPRFYKLLEIRVPDDVGIEQLEDWAKLPKGWPKKQEVTRALGDQWLDRNSAALLQVPSALVPRTSNFLLNPLHPDAAKIQVASVSRQGLDHRLLQ